The following are encoded together in the Gallaecimonas xiamenensis 3-C-1 genome:
- a CDS encoding methyltransferase domain-containing protein: MKTDRIFDGTLAAKFGRRIYDNYKGALRQHLVLRDLAALLTAPQAVLDIGGGNGDFSLLLARQGHQVTFTEPSAQMLAKAQAAFAEAGVNIDCRQQSLQEVNGQYPLVLFHAVLEWLGDQQGSLAQVMDRVEPGGHLSLLFYNRHSIDFNHLIRGNFRHLEKGRYGGHNSLTPHSPLWPETVYGWLEEAGWTLQAKTGIRCFSDYFQRGELEPDLATRIQWEEWVAQREPYRSLARYIH, translated from the coding sequence ATGAAGACAGACCGCATCTTTGATGGCACCCTGGCGGCCAAGTTCGGCCGCCGCATTTACGACAACTACAAAGGCGCCTTGCGCCAGCACCTGGTACTGCGTGACCTGGCTGCGCTGCTGACGGCGCCCCAGGCGGTGCTGGATATCGGCGGCGGCAATGGTGATTTCAGCCTGCTGTTGGCCCGCCAAGGCCACCAGGTGACCTTTACCGAGCCATCGGCACAGATGCTGGCCAAGGCCCAGGCCGCCTTTGCCGAGGCCGGGGTCAACATCGACTGTCGCCAGCAAAGCTTGCAAGAAGTGAATGGCCAGTATCCCCTGGTGCTGTTTCATGCGGTGCTGGAGTGGCTTGGAGACCAACAGGGCTCCCTGGCCCAGGTCATGGACAGGGTCGAGCCCGGCGGCCACCTGTCCTTGCTGTTCTATAACCGCCACAGCATCGACTTTAACCACCTTATTCGCGGCAACTTCAGGCATCTGGAAAAGGGCCGTTACGGCGGCCACAACAGCCTGACACCCCACAGCCCGCTGTGGCCTGAGACTGTCTATGGCTGGCTGGAAGAGGCAGGCTGGACCCTGCAAGCCAAGACCGGCATCCGCTGCTTTTCCGATTACTTTCAGCGGGGTGAGCTGGAGCCCGACCTGGCCACCCGTATCCAATGGGAAGAATGGGTGGCCCAGCGCGAGCCCTATCGCAGCCTGGCCCGCTATATCCAC
- a CDS encoding Nif3-like dinuclear metal center hexameric protein produces MERQQLLTYLDGLLKTGLFRDYAPNGLQVEGSEEITKVMTGVTASQALIDEAISWGAQLLLVHHGYFWKNESQTITGIKAKRIKSLLMHDINLAGYHLPLDAHPALGNNAQLARLLELDVQSGLDDDLGKALVFKGRLPVPMSSIDFAAFLEAKLGRRPLHLPGGPERIETVAWCTGGAQDYIDLAADAGVDAFISGEVSERTTHIAAERGIHYFAAGHHATERYGIKALGEHLAGEFGLEVRFVDVPNPV; encoded by the coding sequence ATGGAACGTCAGCAATTGCTTACCTATCTGGATGGCCTGCTCAAAACGGGGCTCTTTCGCGATTACGCCCCCAACGGCCTGCAGGTGGAAGGCAGCGAAGAAATCACCAAAGTCATGACCGGGGTCACCGCCAGCCAGGCCCTTATCGATGAAGCCATCTCCTGGGGTGCCCAACTGCTGCTGGTGCACCACGGCTACTTTTGGAAAAACGAATCCCAGACCATCACCGGCATCAAGGCCAAGCGCATCAAAAGCCTGCTGATGCACGACATCAACCTGGCCGGCTACCATCTGCCCCTGGATGCCCACCCGGCCCTCGGTAACAACGCCCAACTGGCACGGTTGCTGGAATTGGATGTGCAAAGCGGCTTGGATGACGACCTTGGCAAGGCCCTGGTATTCAAAGGCCGTTTGCCGGTGCCCATGAGCAGCATCGATTTTGCCGCTTTCCTGGAGGCCAAACTGGGGCGCAGGCCCCTGCATCTGCCAGGGGGCCCCGAACGCATCGAGACGGTGGCCTGGTGCACGGGGGGCGCCCAGGATTACATCGACCTGGCGGCCGACGCCGGGGTGGACGCTTTTATTTCAGGGGAAGTGTCGGAGCGCACCACCCATATCGCCGCCGAGCGCGGCATCCACTACTTTGCTGCCGGCCACCACGCCACGGAGCGCTACGGCATCAAGGCCCTGGGGGAACACCTGGCTGGGGAATTCGGCCTGGAGGTCAGGTTTGTGGATGTGCCCAACCCCGTATGA